The Clostridioides sp. ES-S-0010-02 genome window below encodes:
- a CDS encoding MarR family transcriptional regulator: protein MQIKNMIRNFSGERNNEVRGIFASIFILQNRLQTIFDKADEHLTLKQFMLLTMVKHADEKTTFTYLGKLLGSSRQNIKKLAVSLENKGFITIEHEPNNKRNTSIVLTKKADEYSQKVQELHTEKLNNIFQDYSNEEISLFYQMITKLYTGVEREEKYYE, encoded by the coding sequence ATGCAAATTAAAAACATGATTAGAAATTTTAGTGGTGAAAGAAATAATGAAGTTCGTGGTATTTTTGCAAGCATATTTATTTTACAAAACCGATTACAAACTATTTTTGATAAAGCAGATGAACATCTTACTTTAAAACAATTTATGCTTCTTACAATGGTAAAGCATGCTGATGAAAAAACTACTTTTACTTATCTTGGGAAACTCTTAGGGTCTTCACGTCAAAATATAAAAAAACTAGCTGTTTCTCTTGAAAACAAAGGTTTTATAACTATTGAACATGAACCCAATAATAAAAGAAATACTTCTATTGTACTAACAAAAAAAGCAGATGAATATTCACAAAAAGTACAGGAACTCCATACTGAGAAATTAAACAATATATTTCAGGATTATTCAAATGAAGAAATCAGCCTGTTTTATCAAATGATTACAAAACTATATACAGGAGTTGAAAGAGAAGAAAAATACTATGAGTAA
- a CDS encoding BlaI/MecI/CopY family transcriptional regulator has translation MLIKKLPESELKVMKFIWGLEEEKIASGEVVEAMKQIYDWNKNTTLTVLSKLVKKNFLYAQKTNKCTYYMIAVKEKDYLKFETKKFFSFLHNNSLKSLLTALHEEEDLPEDKIKDLDDWIKSWEDDK, from the coding sequence ATGTTAATTAAAAAACTTCCTGAATCAGAGTTGAAAGTCATGAAATTTATTTGGGGATTAGAAGAAGAAAAGATAGCTTCTGGAGAAGTTGTAGAAGCTATGAAACAAATATATGATTGGAATAAAAATACAACACTAACAGTTTTATCAAAACTAGTTAAAAAAAATTTTTTATATGCACAAAAAACAAATAAATGTACTTATTATATGATAGCTGTTAAAGAAAAAGATTATTTAAAATTTGAAACAAAAAAATTCTTTAGCTTTTTACATAATAATTCTTTAAAAAGTTTATTAACAGCATTACATGAAGAAGAAGATTTGCCAGAAGATAAAATAAAAGATTTAGACGATTGGATTAAATCTTGGGAAGATGATAAATAA
- a CDS encoding helix-turn-helix transcriptional regulator: protein MISYKPLWRMMFDKNIKKMEFKERANISNGTLSKLSKNEYVALAVIEKICLAFECTPNDIIEIKKDIE from the coding sequence ATGATTTCATATAAACCTTTATGGAGAATGATGTTTGATAAAAATATTAAAAAAATGGAATTTAAAGAAAGAGCAAATATAAGTAATGGAACTCTTTCAAAATTAAGTAAGAATGAATATGTTGCATTAGCAGTGATTGAAAAAATATGTTTAGCTTTTGAATGTACTCCAAACGATATTATAGAAATAAAAAAAGACATAGAATAG
- a CDS encoding extracellular solute-binding protein — protein sequence MKKLTILLGALLICSVLIFSQNRESINGLVLYKSEVSSYDTLKNYLKKELNINLQVDYVVDDNEISEEHDFWEYPKVQLINKLNNNNIDLLLDIPNEYLRDSMKDEKLLKLDNYIDTRNIYPAIIEKSKEIGNGSMYFISPYFSSNFIMINENLFEKLNIPIPNEIKSWQDVLKILKDIKSSIKDNNISDIYPLSLGMNGTESFFQDFEVLTTPFNLSVKSEGTIYGDDKWMNVFSFFMNLYKDYGVHKTINTSDMFIDDKIAMKFIQGIEIMNYKDSMGNYKVFETPSYKGFEDKIYLNTTDISIPANAPNKENALKILNHFFSKEFANKGADGRLFGMYPFVSYVDKEILDKCRDFYNLKNPNVLYPDKSGYANKNEFILFNDYVNYQQSQREVVPNIINGKISIEDGFNEIKNRYSEYSNKTSRTLLDTP from the coding sequence ATGAAAAAATTGACTATATTATTGGGAGCATTACTCATATGTTCAGTATTAATATTTTCTCAAAATAGAGAAAGTATAAATGGATTAGTTTTGTATAAAAGTGAAGTTTCTAGTTATGATACTTTAAAAAATTATTTAAAAAAAGAATTAAATATAAATCTACAAGTAGACTATGTTGTAGATGATAATGAAATTTCAGAAGAACATGATTTTTGGGAATATCCTAAAGTTCAATTAATAAACAAATTAAATAATAATAACATTGATCTACTATTAGATATTCCAAATGAATATTTAAGAGATTCTATGAAAGATGAAAAATTATTAAAGTTAGATAATTATATAGATACACGCAACATTTATCCTGCAATAATAGAAAAATCCAAGGAAATAGGTAATGGTAGTATGTATTTTATTTCACCATATTTTTCATCAAATTTTATTATGATAAATGAAAATCTCTTTGAAAAATTAAATATACCTATTCCAAACGAAATAAAATCTTGGCAAGATGTTTTAAAAATATTAAAGGATATTAAAAGTTCAATAAAAGATAATAATATTAGTGATATTTATCCTTTGTCATTAGGTATGAATGGTACAGAAAGCTTTTTTCAGGATTTTGAAGTTCTAACAACACCATTTAATTTATCTGTAAAATCAGAAGGAACTATTTATGGTGATGATAAATGGATGAATGTATTTTCATTTTTTATGAATTTGTATAAAGATTATGGTGTACATAAAACAATAAATACATCTGATATGTTTATTGATGACAAGATAGCTATGAAATTTATTCAAGGAATTGAAATAATGAACTATAAAGATTCTATGGGTAACTATAAAGTTTTTGAAACTCCTTCTTATAAAGGGTTTGAAGATAAAATTTATCTAAATACTACAGATATATCAATACCTGCTAATGCTCCTAATAAAGAGAATGCACTAAAAATATTAAATCATTTTTTTAGTAAGGAATTTGCTAATAAAGGTGCTGATGGTAGACTATTTGGGATGTATCCATTTGTTAGTTATGTTGATAAGGAGATTCTTGATAAGTGTAGAGATTTTTATAACTTAAAAAATCCAAATGTCTTATATCCAGATAAATCAGGATATGCAAACAAAAACGAATTTATATTATTTAATGATTATGTTAATTATCAACAATCACAAAGGGAAGTTGTCCCAAATATTATTAATGGAAAAATAAGCATTGAAGATGGATTTAATGAAATAAAAAACAGATATTCTGAGTATTCAAATAAAACATCAAGAACATTACTCGACACACCTTAA
- a CDS encoding N-acetylmuramoyl-L-alanine amidase — MKICITVGHSILKSGACTSADGVVNEYKYNKSLAPVLADTFRKEGHKVDVIICPEKQFKTKTEEKSYKIPRVNGGGYDLLIELHLNASDGQGKGSEVLYYSNKGLEYATRICKKLGTVFKNRGAKLDKSLYILNSSKPTAILIESFFCDNKEDYEKAKKLGYEGMAKLIVEGVLNKTINNVEVGKMYKHTIVYDGEVDKIPATVVGWGYNDGKILICDIKDYVPGQTENLYVIGGGACEKISSITKEKYTMIKGNDRFDTLYKVLDFIK; from the coding sequence ATGAAAATATGTATTACAGTAGGACACAGTATTTTAAAAAGTGGTGCATGTACTTCTGCTGATGGAGTGGTTAACGAGTATAAATATAATAAATCTCTTGCACCAGTATTAGCAGATACATTCAGAAAAGAAGGTCATAAGGTAGATGTAATAATATGCCCCGAAAAGCAGTTTAAAACTAAAACAGAAGAAAAGTCATATAAAATACCTAGAGTTAACGGCGGAGGATATGACTTACTCATAGAGTTACATTTAAATGCAAGTGATGGTCAAGGAAAAGGCTCAGAGGTGCTATATTATAGTAATAAAGGTCTAGAGTATGCAACTAGAATATGTAAGAAACTAGGCACAGTATTTAAAAATAGAGGTGCTAAATTAGATAAAAGTTTGTATATCTTAAATAGTTCAAAGCCTACAGCCATATTAATTGAAAGTTTCTTTTGTGATAATAAAGAAGATTATGAGAAGGCTAAGAAACTTGGATATGAAGGTATGGCCAAATTAATTGTAGAAGGCGTATTGAATAAAACTATAAATAATGTAGAGGTGGGTAAAATGTATAAACACACAATAGTTTATGATGGAGAAGTTGACAAGATACCTGCAACAGTAGTCGGCTGGGGCTATAATGATGGAAAAATATTAATATGTGATATAAAAGATTATGTACCAGGTCAGACGGAGAATTTATATGTTATTGGTGGTGGAGCATGTGAAAAGATAAGTTCTATTACTAAAGAAAAATATACTATGATAAAGGGTAACGATAGATTTGATACACTTTACAAAGTATTAGATTTTATCAAATAA
- a CDS encoding phage holin family protein: MDNLISFIPEQLLILVAALYVIGAGCKKYKQLDNKYIPVVLLALGIGFSVWMLGLNPSAVLQGVICWGISIGINQTYKQLKDGEK; the protein is encoded by the coding sequence ATGGATAATTTAATAAGTTTTATACCAGAGCAGTTACTAATTTTAGTTGCTGCTCTTTATGTTATAGGAGCAGGTTGTAAGAAATATAAACAATTAGATAATAAATATATTCCAGTAGTGTTACTAGCACTTGGGATAGGTTTTTCAGTATGGATGTTAGGGTTAAATCCTAGTGCAGTCTTACAAGGTGTAATTTGTTGGGGTATATCAATAGGTATAAATCAAACTTATAAACAGCTAAAGGATGGTGAAAAGTAA
- a CDS encoding hemolysin XhlA family protein, translated as MNEELFKDNLKRHEATINKHNDEIDELKVANIESKAELKALCENLNSLTSMLKWLIGTMITTLVGFFIFAIQRGIF; from the coding sequence ATGAATGAAGAACTTTTCAAAGACAATTTGAAACGACATGAAGCAACAATAAATAAACATAATGATGAAATAGATGAATTAAAAGTAGCAAATATAGAATCTAAAGCAGAATTAAAAGCACTATGCGAGAACTTAAACTCACTTACAAGTATGCTCAAGTGGTTGATTGGAACAATGATTACAACACTAGTAGGATTCTTTATATTTGCTATTCAGAGAGGAATATTTTAA